The proteins below come from a single Rhizobium rhizoryzae genomic window:
- a CDS encoding ABC transporter permease translates to MVKRLSPWLLAGPATLLVLIFLIFPVGSTLFATLTDAKGWLAPYMAFFNSSLRRTVLMRTIEISLITTVISVVLGFIAAYVVAHMPGRLKSIMIIAAVFPLLTGVVVRSFAWLILLGKNGILNSALLSLGLIAEPFSMLYTKGAVIAAMVYLFVPLMILTLAGVLEGIPRDVVEAASSLGAKPFAVFRQVILPLAMPGLIIGAVLVFTGSFTSYATPQLLGGERQMMMGTFLYQRAMVTFDWTGASTVAAIMVVVTIAIVVLMTRLARRMNPMAA, encoded by the coding sequence ATGGTTAAACGTTTAAGCCCCTGGCTTTTGGCGGGTCCCGCGACATTGCTGGTCCTGATCTTCCTGATCTTTCCTGTCGGTTCTACGCTTTTTGCAACATTGACGGATGCCAAGGGTTGGCTTGCCCCCTACATGGCGTTCTTCAACAGCAGCCTGCGACGCACGGTCCTGATGCGGACGATCGAGATTTCGCTGATTACGACGGTTATCTCCGTCGTTCTAGGTTTTATCGCCGCCTATGTGGTCGCGCATATGCCGGGGCGCCTGAAGAGCATCATGATCATCGCCGCCGTCTTCCCGCTGTTGACGGGCGTTGTTGTCCGTTCATTCGCGTGGTTGATCCTGCTCGGAAAGAACGGAATCTTGAATTCTGCGCTTCTTTCGCTGGGCCTGATCGCAGAGCCATTTTCCATGCTCTACACCAAGGGCGCTGTCATTGCGGCCATGGTCTATCTGTTCGTACCGTTGATGATCCTGACCCTTGCGGGCGTCCTGGAAGGTATCCCCAGGGATGTGGTTGAGGCCGCGTCTTCGCTTGGCGCCAAGCCGTTTGCGGTGTTCCGCCAAGTCATCCTGCCGCTTGCCATGCCGGGCCTCATCATCGGCGCCGTGCTCGTTTTCACAGGAAGCTTTACCTCCTATGCCACTCCGCAACTTCTGGGCGGCGAGCGACAAATGATGATGGGTACCTTCCTCTATCAGCGGGCAATGGTGACGTTTGACTGGACTGGTGCCTCAACGGTTGCCGCCATCATGGTTGTCGTGACGATTGCCATCGTTGTCCTGATGACGCGGCTTGCGCGCCGCATGAACCCCATGGCAGCATGA
- a CDS encoding peroxiredoxin: MYVWFWVWRLPRYVFSAKQEIRLSEDCTVERAVALRIHDPAPEFTARSTRGLVKLSDYRGRWLLLFSHPADFTSVCTSEFIAFAKAAPEFERLKCALLGLSVDSLYAHLAWLQDIETRFGVRVDFPLIEDSGMAIARAYGMLDRHSSGSATVRATYVIDASGIIRAIVWYPMTVGRSVAELLRLIEALQTSDREQALTPEGWKVGDKLMEPAAASLDDASAVPHGDIWYFRERSK, from the coding sequence ATGTATGTTTGGTTTTGGGTTTGGCGCCTGCCGCGATATGTTTTCTCGGCAAAACAGGAGATTCGCTTGTCAGAAGATTGCACCGTGGAACGAGCAGTTGCTCTGCGCATCCATGATCCCGCTCCAGAATTCACAGCGCGCTCAACCCGCGGCCTCGTGAAGCTGTCAGATTACCGAGGGCGCTGGCTGCTTCTCTTCTCGCATCCAGCCGATTTTACGTCGGTCTGCACAAGCGAGTTCATAGCCTTCGCAAAGGCGGCCCCCGAATTCGAACGCTTGAAATGCGCCCTTCTGGGGCTCTCGGTCGACAGCCTCTATGCTCATCTCGCCTGGCTGCAGGATATAGAGACGCGCTTCGGCGTCAGAGTTGATTTCCCGCTGATCGAAGATTCCGGCATGGCCATTGCACGCGCCTACGGCATGCTGGACCGGCATTCCTCCGGAAGCGCCACTGTCCGCGCAACCTACGTTATTGATGCATCCGGCATAATCCGCGCCATTGTATGGTATCCGATGACGGTGGGGCGCTCTGTTGCGGAGCTTCTGCGCTTAATTGAGGCCTTGCAGACATCAGACCGGGAACAGGCGCTCACCCCTGAAGGCTGGAAAGTTGGCGACAAGCTCATGGAACCTGCCGCTGCTTCGCTTGACGACGCATCTGCTGTCCCACACGGAGATATCTGGTACTTCAGGGAGCGCTCAAAATGA
- the mnhG gene encoding monovalent cation/H(+) antiporter subunit G encodes MIQPISDFPVWAAIAVAFFLLLGAALTLIGTIGLLRLPSFYERLHAPTLGTSWGVGGTMVASMIFFTVGAERFVIHEILIGIFVTVTTPITFMLLARAALHRDRAEGDQQVPHKMDISRATEAE; translated from the coding sequence ATGATACAGCCAATTTCCGATTTCCCGGTGTGGGCCGCAATCGCGGTTGCTTTTTTCCTCTTGTTGGGTGCGGCACTCACACTCATCGGTACGATCGGACTTCTTCGTTTGCCGAGTTTTTACGAGAGGCTACATGCGCCGACCCTCGGGACGAGTTGGGGCGTCGGCGGTACGATGGTTGCTTCCATGATCTTTTTCACCGTGGGTGCGGAGCGGTTTGTCATCCACGAAATTCTGATCGGAATTTTTGTCACGGTAACAACGCCGATAACTTTCATGCTTTTGGCAAGGGCTGCGCTTCACCGCGATAGAGCGGAAGGCGATCAGCAGGTTCCACACAAAATGGACATCAGCCGCGCAACGGAGGCTGAATAG
- a CDS encoding ABC transporter substrate-binding protein, with translation MALGIVMAGTFGAAAQAKTLTISWWGYNGDKLNANIIEPFKKICGCDIVFETGNNADRLNKLKLRDGKGVDVIYLTDSFSQIGIAEGLFQKVDPAKLPNLADLYDIAKNPQGGYGPAYTIGRVGIVYDSAKVNPPITSWNDLWRADLKGAVTLPGITTTAGPMVVLQAGKNAKVDAFSDADKAFESIGKLKANVAKNYNTGSEMVNLVSTGEAKVAVTQDFTLASLKAAVPTMTWAQLSDGDIATLNTVNIPKGSENVELAYQFINFILSKEIQQIEAEQGVDAPVSTKVQLTPEQAKIWTYGADMISKLNRLDYVKLNQAKTDWIDRWNEIFSK, from the coding sequence ATGGCGCTTGGTATTGTCATGGCCGGCACTTTTGGTGCGGCCGCACAGGCCAAGACCCTGACCATTTCATGGTGGGGCTATAACGGCGACAAGCTGAACGCCAACATCATCGAGCCGTTCAAGAAGATCTGCGGCTGCGACATCGTCTTCGAGACGGGCAATAACGCTGATCGCCTCAACAAGCTGAAGCTTCGCGATGGAAAGGGCGTTGATGTCATTTACCTGACCGACAGTTTCTCGCAGATTGGGATCGCCGAAGGCCTCTTCCAGAAGGTTGATCCGGCGAAGCTGCCGAACCTGGCCGATCTCTATGACATCGCCAAGAACCCGCAAGGCGGTTACGGCCCAGCCTATACCATTGGTCGTGTTGGCATCGTCTACGATAGTGCCAAGGTCAATCCTCCGATTACCTCTTGGAACGATCTGTGGCGCGCCGATCTGAAGGGTGCCGTTACGCTTCCGGGCATCACGACGACGGCTGGTCCGATGGTGGTTCTGCAGGCTGGCAAAAATGCCAAGGTTGATGCTTTCAGCGATGCGGACAAGGCTTTCGAATCCATCGGCAAGCTGAAGGCCAACGTTGCGAAGAACTACAATACCGGGTCCGAAATGGTGAACCTCGTTTCCACGGGTGAAGCCAAGGTTGCGGTGACGCAGGACTTCACGCTGGCCTCGCTGAAGGCTGCGGTCCCGACCATGACCTGGGCGCAGCTCTCGGACGGTGATATCGCGACGCTGAACACCGTCAACATTCCGAAGGGCTCGGAGAATGTCGAACTGGCCTATCAGTTCATCAACTTCATTCTCTCCAAGGAAATCCAGCAGATCGAGGCAGAGCAGGGCGTTGACGCGCCGGTGTCTACCAAGGTGCAACTGACGCCGGAACAGGCCAAGATCTGGACCTATGGCGCAGACATGATCTCCAAGCTGAACCGTTTGGACTATGTGAAGCTGAATCAGGCGAAAACCGACTGGATTGATCGCTGGAACGAAATCTTCAGCAAGTAA
- a CDS encoding Na+/H+ antiporter subunit E yields the protein MLPFPILTFCLMIMWMLLNGFTLGHLILGSLVGFVAGWALASLRPEKPRLKKWYLLPKLAAIVIVDIIRSNFSVARLIVMGQKRPDSSGFILLPVQTENPFALAVLAVILTSTPGSAWLEYDSRNKTVLLHVLDLIDRDEWVAMIKNRYEVLLLEIFE from the coding sequence ATGCTTCCGTTCCCGATCTTGACCTTCTGTTTGATGATCATGTGGATGCTACTCAACGGCTTCACGCTTGGTCACCTAATCCTCGGCTCTTTGGTCGGATTCGTTGCTGGCTGGGCGCTCGCATCCTTGCGTCCGGAGAAGCCTCGTCTCAAAAAATGGTATCTTTTGCCGAAACTGGCCGCGATCGTGATTGTAGATATCATCCGCTCCAATTTCTCCGTGGCGCGATTGATTGTCATGGGACAGAAAAGGCCCGATTCCTCCGGGTTTATCCTTTTGCCCGTCCAAACGGAGAATCCCTTTGCGCTCGCAGTTCTTGCTGTAATTCTGACATCCACGCCCGGATCTGCCTGGCTGGAATATGACTCGCGCAACAAGACAGTGCTTTTGCATGTGCTTGATCTCATTGATCGAGACGAGTGGGTTGCGATGATCAAAAACCGGTACGAAGTGCTGTTGCTGGAGATTTTCGAATGA
- a CDS encoding Na+/H+ antiporter subunit C — MELILSLAIGVMTGCGVWLILRPRTYQVIVGLSLLSYAVNLFIFGVGGVKSNMPPILSDDVLPATLSDPVPQALVLTAIVIGFATTALFLVVLLASRGLTGNDHVDGREEQR, encoded by the coding sequence ATGGAACTGATTCTATCTCTTGCCATCGGTGTGATGACGGGATGCGGCGTCTGGCTGATCCTGCGTCCACGCACATATCAGGTGATCGTCGGGCTTTCGCTTCTGTCCTATGCTGTGAATCTATTTATTTTCGGCGTCGGCGGAGTGAAGAGCAACATGCCTCCGATTCTGTCGGACGATGTTCTGCCTGCCACCCTTTCCGATCCGGTTCCGCAGGCATTGGTGCTGACGGCTATCGTCATCGGTTTCGCAACGACAGCTTTGTTTCTCGTTGTCCTTCTCGCATCGCGCGGGCTGACCGGTAACGACCATGTCGATGGACGCGAGGAACAGCGATGA
- a CDS encoding ArsR/SmtB family transcription factor, whose translation MRKTTLPLEQMIEASGEAAEFIRLFSTSSRLMLLCFLSGREASVGEIQEGLGFKQPGLSQQLAELRQAGVVQTRRESRQIYYSIADARVARILDVLVSMFCKGEEPPPAHASIEGSSSCAPTLGEMAQWAVITSDTGLK comes from the coding sequence ATGAGGAAAACGACTCTCCCACTCGAGCAAATGATAGAAGCATCGGGCGAAGCGGCTGAATTCATTCGCCTGTTTTCAACCTCAAGCAGACTGATGCTGCTCTGCTTCCTGTCGGGACGCGAAGCCTCAGTCGGCGAAATACAGGAAGGGCTTGGTTTCAAGCAGCCAGGCCTCTCCCAGCAACTGGCAGAGTTGCGCCAAGCTGGCGTGGTCCAGACGCGACGCGAATCACGTCAGATCTACTATTCAATCGCGGATGCACGCGTGGCGCGAATACTGGATGTTCTGGTCAGCATGTTTTGCAAGGGCGAGGAACCGCCACCGGCGCATGCATCTATTGAAGGGTCATCCTCTTGCGCACCGACACTTGGCGAGATGGCACAATGGGCCGTCATCACATCGGACACAGGTTTGAAGTAG
- a CDS encoding ABC transporter permease codes for MQTKLHPALIAIASLIFLILIAPLFIILGAAVSDTPFLTFPPQGFTLKWFSNIFQIEAFRTTAITSLQIAFLGTFLALLIGIPAAYALNRFKIRLPSWLSNVFVLPILVPEIVLGFSLMKNITIGLQLPVYTTLLLGHTLLVLPYAVRVVGASLASFDFSIEEAAISLGCPPLKTFLTVVLPNISAGVVAAFILAFITSINDVSISLFLTGPGVSTLPIQILAHMEQFFDPTIASVSVLLMLLTVGVMAIVEATLGLTFLTK; via the coding sequence ATGCAGACAAAGCTTCATCCCGCGCTGATCGCGATTGCGTCTCTCATCTTCCTGATTTTGATCGCGCCCTTGTTCATCATCCTGGGCGCCGCTGTCAGCGATACGCCTTTCCTGACCTTTCCCCCGCAGGGTTTCACGCTGAAGTGGTTCAGCAATATCTTCCAGATCGAGGCGTTCCGCACCACCGCCATCACCAGCCTCCAGATCGCGTTTCTCGGAACATTTCTGGCGCTGCTCATCGGTATTCCTGCGGCCTATGCATTGAACAGGTTCAAGATCCGCCTGCCATCCTGGCTTTCCAACGTCTTCGTCCTGCCAATTCTTGTCCCGGAGATTGTGCTTGGCTTCTCTCTGATGAAGAACATCACGATCGGTCTGCAATTGCCGGTCTATACCACGCTGCTGCTGGGGCATACGCTTCTGGTGCTGCCCTATGCGGTCCGTGTGGTGGGCGCGAGCCTCGCGTCTTTTGATTTCTCCATTGAGGAGGCTGCGATCAGCTTGGGGTGCCCGCCGCTGAAAACCTTCCTCACTGTTGTGCTACCCAACATCAGTGCCGGGGTGGTCGCCGCGTTTATTCTCGCCTTCATCACCTCGATCAACGATGTTTCGATTTCGCTGTTTCTCACCGGTCCAGGTGTCTCCACGCTGCCGATCCAGATTCTTGCGCATATGGAACAGTTCTTCGACCCCACCATCGCCTCGGTTTCGGTTCTGCTGATGCTGCTGACTGTTGGCGTCATGGCCATTGTAGAAGCCACCCTTGGCCTTACCTTCCTGACAAAGTGA
- a CDS encoding monovalent cation/H+ antiporter subunit D, with protein MIQWSHHLIIAPILVPLLASALLLFLDERQRVAKAMISVISTLLLVLIAFILLKIESGPNDFGGVYLLGNWAAPFGIVLVLDGLSALMLLLAALLGIAALVFSLARWHAKGAHFHSMFQLLLAGLNGAFLTGDLFNLFVFFEVMLAASYGLMLHGSGPLRVKAGMHYIAVNLVAALFFLIGVSLIYGTAGTLNMADLAARLPQIEPDRLMLLQAGAGVLGVAFLIKAGMWPLCFWLPTAYSAASAPVAGIFAILSKLGIYVILRLTMLLFGDGPLDGFGANALLLGGMVTLIYGIIGVLASQALGRLAGYSVLVSSGTLLMVLGINDGVVSSGALLYLVSSTFTISAFFMLIELVERGQDAGANVLAVTMEAYGEGDEDGIDEAEGVTMPGTMAILGLCFAACGILLAGLPPLSGFIAKFAMLSAMLGAGAIGVPPTAAVWTLIVLVILSGVASLIAMTRVGIRTFWGSLEGTVPRVLVIELTPVMFLLALTLLLTVWAGPAMQYMDTTIRTLGNPANYIEAVQKAYRVPGYQGAPTKVGDP; from the coding sequence ATGATCCAGTGGTCGCATCATCTGATCATCGCACCCATTCTAGTGCCTCTCCTCGCAAGCGCACTGCTGCTCTTTCTGGACGAGCGTCAACGCGTTGCCAAGGCAATGATCAGCGTCATCTCGACGCTGCTTCTGGTCCTCATTGCTTTCATCCTGTTGAAGATCGAAAGCGGACCGAACGACTTTGGCGGCGTTTATTTGCTCGGGAACTGGGCTGCGCCATTTGGCATCGTCCTGGTGCTGGATGGGCTTTCCGCACTCATGCTTTTGCTGGCGGCTCTACTCGGAATTGCGGCGCTGGTCTTCTCGCTTGCACGCTGGCATGCCAAAGGCGCGCATTTTCACAGCATGTTCCAGCTCTTGCTTGCGGGCCTGAACGGCGCCTTTCTAACCGGTGACCTGTTCAATCTCTTCGTCTTCTTCGAAGTCATGCTGGCTGCGTCCTACGGGCTCATGCTCCACGGATCCGGTCCGCTTCGCGTCAAGGCAGGCATGCACTACATTGCGGTCAATCTGGTCGCCGCGCTGTTCTTCCTCATTGGTGTCAGCCTGATCTACGGAACGGCTGGAACACTGAACATGGCGGATCTGGCCGCCCGCCTTCCTCAGATCGAGCCAGATCGGCTCATGCTGTTGCAGGCAGGGGCGGGCGTACTTGGCGTGGCGTTCCTGATCAAGGCGGGTATGTGGCCGCTCTGCTTCTGGCTGCCAACGGCCTACAGTGCCGCCTCGGCGCCCGTTGCCGGAATCTTCGCCATTCTCAGCAAGCTCGGCATTTATGTCATTCTTCGGCTCACCATGCTGCTGTTTGGCGATGGGCCGCTGGATGGATTTGGCGCCAACGCGCTTTTGCTGGGTGGCATGGTCACCTTGATCTACGGCATTATCGGGGTGCTCGCCTCCCAGGCTCTTGGTCGTCTGGCCGGGTACTCGGTACTCGTGTCGTCCGGTACGCTCTTGATGGTTCTCGGCATCAATGATGGCGTCGTTTCATCCGGTGCTTTGTTGTATCTGGTCAGTTCGACATTCACCATCAGTGCGTTTTTCATGCTGATCGAGCTTGTGGAACGAGGGCAGGATGCGGGCGCAAACGTTCTCGCCGTCACGATGGAAGCCTATGGCGAGGGTGACGAGGACGGGATCGACGAAGCCGAAGGCGTGACTATGCCCGGAACCATGGCTATCCTCGGTCTTTGCTTTGCCGCCTGTGGCATATTGCTTGCCGGACTGCCGCCCCTCTCGGGGTTCATCGCAAAATTCGCAATGCTCTCAGCCATGCTTGGTGCCGGTGCAATTGGGGTGCCGCCTACCGCTGCGGTATGGACCCTGATCGTTCTCGTTATCCTGTCCGGCGTTGCATCGCTGATCGCCATGACACGCGTCGGTATCCGGACGTTCTGGGGCTCGCTTGAAGGAACGGTGCCACGGGTCCTGGTCATAGAATTGACACCTGTCATGTTCCTGCTGGCGCTGACATTGCTGCTGACCGTATGGGCGGGGCCTGCGATGCAGTACATGGATACGACCATCCGCACACTGGGCAACCCTGCCAACTACATTGAGGCCGTCCAGAAGGCGTATCGGGTTCCGGGATATCAAGGCGCACCGACAAAGGTGGGAGACCCCTGA
- a CDS encoding YeeE/YedE family protein has translation MNARVIVAVVAGILFGIGLVISDMINPARVLAFLDVAGDWDPSLAFVMGGALIPSAIAYRIKARRQIPVFDTSFHVPENRNPDRKLIAGSALFGLGWGLVGLCPGPAFAGLALGRWEIVLFVAAMIGGMAIHRLFQNRFA, from the coding sequence ATGAATGCTCGGGTTATCGTCGCAGTCGTTGCGGGTATCCTTTTCGGAATCGGCCTGGTTATCTCGGATATGATCAATCCGGCGCGTGTCCTTGCCTTTCTCGATGTTGCCGGTGATTGGGATCCGTCTCTCGCTTTCGTCATGGGAGGTGCCTTGATTCCGTCGGCGATCGCGTATCGCATCAAGGCTCGCCGCCAAATCCCCGTGTTCGATACTTCATTTCATGTTCCTGAGAATCGAAATCCGGACCGTAAGTTGATCGCGGGCTCTGCCCTTTTCGGACTGGGCTGGGGTCTCGTGGGCTTGTGCCCAGGGCCGGCTTTCGCCGGTCTTGCTCTTGGCAGATGGGAAATCGTTCTGTTCGTCGCCGCGATGATCGGTGGTATGGCGATCCATCGCCTGTTCCAGAACCGTTTTGCTTAG
- a CDS encoding K+/H+ antiporter subunit F yields MSAIILLTAVSLAQFIFALAMVIASVRMLRGPRAQDRIIALDTLYINAMLLLVTFGIGTGRTVYFEAALVIGMLGFVATVALAKFLMRGEVIE; encoded by the coding sequence ATGAGTGCAATCATTCTGCTGACAGCCGTTTCTTTGGCTCAATTCATATTCGCACTCGCGATGGTCATCGCCTCCGTTCGGATGTTGCGCGGACCGCGTGCTCAGGATCGGATTATCGCTCTGGACACGCTATACATCAACGCAATGCTGCTGCTTGTCACATTCGGGATTGGTACTGGAAGAACGGTCTATTTTGAGGCAGCCCTCGTGATCGGCATGCTGGGCTTTGTTGCAACGGTTGCTCTTGCCAAGTTTCTGATGAGAGGGGAGGTCATTGAATGA
- a CDS encoding YeeE/YedE family protein yields MSYSSFLLPLAGGLLIGLSAAIYLLLNGRIAGISGLAASAFGLTGSGISWLGVGFLGGILAGAAFAASFLRFPIIEVSSSPLLLVAGGLIVGFGTRLGSGCTSGHGVCGLARLSPRSIVATVVFMSVAAVTVLIMRHFPG; encoded by the coding sequence ATGTCTTATAGTTCATTCCTCTTGCCCTTGGCCGGCGGTCTGCTGATCGGTTTGTCGGCGGCGATTTATCTGCTGCTAAATGGCCGCATCGCCGGGATTTCCGGTCTTGCCGCGTCCGCCTTTGGATTGACGGGCTCAGGCATCAGTTGGCTCGGCGTCGGCTTTCTGGGCGGCATCCTGGCAGGGGCTGCATTTGCGGCCTCATTCCTTCGGTTCCCAATCATCGAAGTGTCTTCGTCGCCGCTTCTTCTGGTCGCGGGCGGTCTCATCGTTGGCTTCGGCACACGGCTCGGCTCCGGTTGTACCAGCGGTCACGGTGTGTGTGGTCTGGCGCGCCTGTCTCCGCGCTCCATCGTCGCGACGGTGGTTTTCATGTCGGTTGCCGCTGTCACCGTCCTGATCATGCGTCACTTTCCGGGGTAA
- a CDS encoding sulfite exporter TauE/SafE family protein, whose product MVLDPMQYGLGGLSGVLVGFTLGLFGGGGSILAVPLMVYLVGVPNAHMAIGTSAFAVSANAFTNLLGHARAGHVKWRCAGVYSVAGILGALIGSSIGKLVDGQKLLMLFAFLMIFVGVLMFRKRGSEGNPGAQCSRENVSKVAGFGGMTGIFSGFFGIGGGFLIVPGLIASTGMPILFAIGSSLVAVTAFGLTTALNYAISGYVDWALAGIFIAGGIAGGLAGGVVADHLSTKKGTLNTLFAGLIFAVALYMLYRGFWEILA is encoded by the coding sequence ATGGTTCTTGATCCGATGCAATACGGGCTCGGCGGGCTCTCAGGCGTACTGGTTGGCTTTACCCTTGGTCTCTTCGGGGGCGGGGGGTCGATCCTTGCGGTTCCACTTATGGTTTATCTGGTTGGGGTCCCAAATGCGCACATGGCAATCGGTACCAGCGCCTTTGCCGTCTCTGCGAATGCGTTCACAAACTTGTTGGGCCACGCACGCGCCGGTCATGTGAAATGGCGTTGCGCCGGTGTGTACAGCGTGGCCGGTATTCTGGGAGCCTTGATCGGCTCTAGTATCGGCAAGCTGGTCGATGGTCAAAAGCTGCTGATGCTATTCGCTTTCCTGATGATTTTCGTGGGTGTTCTCATGTTCCGGAAACGGGGATCGGAAGGGAACCCGGGTGCCCAATGTTCGAGAGAGAACGTTTCCAAAGTCGCCGGTTTTGGCGGAATGACGGGAATTTTCTCCGGTTTCTTCGGCATCGGCGGAGGCTTTTTGATTGTCCCGGGGCTTATTGCTTCCACGGGCATGCCTATTCTGTTCGCAATTGGTTCTTCCCTTGTGGCTGTCACGGCCTTCGGACTCACGACCGCGCTGAATTATGCGATTTCGGGTTATGTGGATTGGGCGCTTGCAGGAATTTTCATTGCGGGCGGCATCGCGGGCGGGCTAGCGGGTGGGGTCGTTGCCGATCATCTGTCTACAAAAAAGGGAACTCTGAATACCCTCTTTGCCGGATTGATTTTCGCCGTTGCTCTTTACATGCTTTATCGTGGCTTCTGGGAGATTCTTGCATGA
- a CDS encoding MBL fold metallo-hydrolase has protein sequence MLDAPLEFASKIVASALEEPSSRPLVRSFFDPATYTVTHVVRDPRSSACAIIDSVLDYDPASGRTMNASAREVIDYVKSESLEVQWLLETHAHADHLSAAPLLQKELGGQLAIGREIIRVQEVFGKIFNAGTEFQRDGSQFDQLFQDGDRFKIGSLDATVLHVPGHTPACLAYVIGDAVFPGDTLFMPDYGTARCDFPGGDARTLYRSITRLMQLPGFARMFLCHDYKAPGRDNYAWETTVAEQRQGNIHVHDGVTEDEFVKMRTERDATLAMPKLILPSVQVNMRAGKLPAAEDNGVQYLKIPINTL, from the coding sequence ATGTTGGATGCGCCGCTGGAATTTGCCTCGAAGATCGTTGCTTCAGCTCTGGAAGAGCCTTCCTCTAGACCGCTAGTGAGATCGTTCTTTGACCCTGCAACATATACGGTTACGCATGTCGTGCGCGACCCTCGCTCAAGCGCGTGTGCCATCATTGATAGCGTTCTCGATTACGATCCTGCCTCAGGTCGGACGATGAATGCCTCTGCACGAGAAGTGATTGATTACGTAAAATCCGAAAGTCTCGAGGTTCAATGGCTTCTTGAAACGCATGCACATGCCGACCACCTGTCTGCTGCCCCGCTTTTGCAGAAGGAGCTCGGTGGGCAGCTTGCTATCGGGCGCGAAATCATTCGTGTCCAGGAAGTCTTCGGCAAGATCTTCAATGCGGGTACGGAGTTTCAGCGCGACGGCAGTCAGTTCGACCAACTGTTTCAGGATGGCGATCGATTCAAGATCGGCTCACTCGATGCGACTGTGCTTCATGTTCCAGGACATACGCCCGCATGTCTTGCCTATGTGATCGGCGATGCCGTCTTTCCCGGCGATACCTTGTTCATGCCGGACTATGGCACGGCCCGTTGTGATTTCCCCGGCGGAGATGCCCGCACCCTGTATCGCTCTATCACGCGGTTGATGCAGTTGCCCGGTTTTGCGCGCATGTTCCTATGCCATGACTACAAGGCGCCGGGTCGAGACAACTATGCGTGGGAAACTACGGTCGCGGAGCAACGTCAAGGTAATATTCATGTCCATGACGGGGTCACCGAAGACGAATTTGTAAAAATGCGGACGGAGCGGGACGCTACACTTGCGATGCCGAAGCTCATCCTGCCGTCGGTGCAAGTCAACATGCGGGCGGGCAAGTTGCCTGCGGCGGAAGACAATGGCGTGCAGTACCTGAAAATCCCGATCAATACGCTTTGA